The stretch of DNA ACATGAAAGTGTTTCTTATACTGACAGACTATAATTTCCCTTGCTCCTTGCCCCCCATTGCCCACTACCCAAGCCCTAATATCCCCTGAGGGAATTCTCTGTTAATGGTCCAGTTGTCTTGActtaaagaaaatgcaaacttgGCTTTTGTTCCCAGGGAGGTGgcggcccagccctgccctgctaACTCTCagcctgcttcctccagccctctttctccctgcttcctccagccagtCCCAGCCATTCTTCGAGTTGGCTCCCTTTCGCTCCTGCAAGGCAGTCTGGCTTCCCTGTGGTGTCTGTCCACGCCCACAGCTCAGAGGAGGCCCAACCTGCGTGTACACAAACCCCTCCCTGCTGGCCTCTCCTTGGAAAGCTGTTCACTAGCCCACGAAAGTGCCAGAATGCTTCAAACAAGCATGAACTCAGAATCAAATTGGGGATttaaaactcagacttaaattcagATCAACTTTCTTTCTCTCCAGTGCTGGTGGCTTACCCTCTGTTTCCCATGGGCTTAACCACCTGCCTTAAGTTCCCCCGTGGCTGCCACATCCCAGGGGACTTTCGAGCACTGGAAATGGGTCCAGAGTTCCCATCTCTGCTGTAGAACGACAGTGACAATAGTAAGCTTTATGTTCATTCCTTTCACAAGTGTTCATTGAGCAGCTACtaaatgccaggcattgtgctagaaCTGGGGGTCAGTAAAGTATAAGACAGTCAAGTCCTGAGCCCCATGGCATTTCCATCCTGAAAGGGGCATGTATGCTGAAaggggtgtgtgtgctaagttgcttcagtcatgtccgactctttgcaaccccactgactgtagcctgccaggctcctctgtccatgggattctccaggcaagaacactggagtgggttgccatgcccttctccaggggatcttcccgatccaggaatgtctcttacgtctcctgtgttggcaagagagttttttaccactagtgccacctgggaagccctctgagagGGGAGAAGTAATAAATATCTAATGCACCATCAGACAGTAAAAGtaccattaaaaacaaacaaaccaaccccACGTCAGGGCAGGGGAGTGTAGATGACGGCAGGTGCTCCTTCAGATGGGGGTGATCAGGGAAGACTTCTTGGTGGAGGTGACTCTTGAGCAGACACCTGagcaaagggagggagggagccatgGGAACAACAGCATCAAGGAGTCCAGGCCTGTAGGGAATTTTAAAGAAGTGAGTCCACTTATTTAGCCAGCAcatagatggagagagagagaaatggagcgTGAATCCTGCCCTCCCAATGGCAATGTGCATGCTGACTTTGGAGCAAAGCCCAGTCAGGATGCGTAGGGTGAGCTGGGCATGTTTGAGGAACGTCAAAGAGgccccgttttttttttttttttttttaatatcatactgtgataaatatttttttaaaaattgtgataaaatatacataagctTGGCcactttatttttaagtatactgTGGTCACGGTGTTAAGTGCATTCTCGCTGTGTAACCATCAGCACAATTCCTCTCCAGCAGGTTTTTCATCTTCCCGTATGGGAACTGTACCCATTCAAGAGTAACTCCCCACTCCgttctccctccagcccctggtaaccaccattctactttctttgCGATGAGGGTTTTCAATGCATCATCTCCCTTAATCCTCAAAGCTACTGGAGACCGTGGGTTTTGCTGTCACGCCCATTCTGCAGATGGGGACACTCagtgggaactaagatcacacagctaccaAGAGCACGAGACAGGCCTGGGAGCGCATTTTCCCTGGCTCAGCTCCCTGCCTGGTGGGGGTGACGGATGCCATTCTGCCATCTCTCTGAGGGCCCGGAGGTGGGTCGGGAGGGTTTAGTGAGGGTCACAGGCCATGTGAGAAGCTGTTCTTGCTGGGGCAGGAGGGAGTTTTCACACCTCCGTCCTGCTTGTCTGGAAGGAAGGGGCTGTTGCCCAGAGCTATGGGTTGAAGGTTGGAGGGGATCAACATCTATCTGCTACACTCCTTTCCCACGTTGGTCTTCAGGGCTAACTTTTAGGAGATGCTCAGCTGCCCTGAGTGGATGAGCATCTTAGGTGCTTGGCATCCAGCCTGCCAAGCAGTGCTACCCCCACCTCTTATCACTAGGACATAAcacaagactgctgctgctgctaagtcacttcagtcgtgtccgactctgtgtgaccccatagatggcagcccaccaggctctcctatccctgggattctccaggcaagaacactggagtgggttgccatttccttctccaatgcatgaaagagaaagtgaagttgctcagtcgtgtccgaccctcagcgaccccatggactgcagcctaccaggctcctccatccatgggattttccaggcaggagtactggagtggggtgccattgccttctcggtaaCACCAAGACTAGGTGCTGCAAAAAGGGAGCACCATTTTTTTTGAGCATCAAAGACACATACAGCTCTGTAGCTGGcatcagaaggaaggaaacaaaacaaagagaaaggatAGCAAGGTGGGACAGGCTCACAGCCAAGACCAGAGGACGTGTATTTTTGAAGATGAGGTGCATACAAGCTTGGGACAAAGGGGCTCTGGGTGTTGTAGCCATCACTGCGGCCATGGCAACCTGCCCGGTTTCAATACCCAGGTCACCAGAAGAGCTGCCAGTTTCCTGGATCGGGTGGTCTGGGCTTTGGTGCCAGGGAGTCTTGAGTTCCACTCTGGTTTCACCACTTGGGAGCCGGAAGAGCCTGGGTAAGTTGCCTTACCTCTCTGAGTCTATTTGCTCCCTTGCAAACATAATCATCCCATCTATTCAGGGCTGGTGGGAAGATCCAATGAGATAAGGCATGCAGGATGTCTAATCAGTGCCTGGTACATGCTGCtgtttaagtcatgtccaactctttggcaaccccatggactgtagcctgccaggctcctctgtccatgggattttccaggcaagaatactggagtgggttgccatttccttctccaggggatcttcctgatccagggattgaacccacatctcctgcattggcaggcagattcttgaccactgagccacctgggaaacccgccTGATACatagttggtgctcaataaatgttcactcCTTGCCTGGGTGGAGTGCAAGCTTGCAGCCACTGGCCAGGAACCAAGCCTTACACAATTTGATGCTCAGACTGAGTGGGGAAAGGGCTATATTTAGGGGCATTTGAATTGTGGGGAGCAGTCTAGCAACACTCCCTCTTGTATTCATGGGGGGACCCTGCCCTTGTGTGCACAGATATTGGAAGGCAGGGCTCTGCCTGAATCTCACCTCCTGCAGGGCAAGCCAACAGGGTGAGGTCCCACCCAGGACTTTGATTCCGGAATAAAGATAAAGTTGAAGAGAAGGTCACGATCATTTCAGGGCGGTGGCACTCAGCCCTTGGAACTCCCTGTGGTGCCTGCCGACTTCCTAATCCTGGTCTTCAGTCTCCAGCTGATGCTATGGGCATCCCAGATCCTTTCAATAAGACCCCTTTCCACGTGGGACAAGCAACCAGTTTCTATTGCTTGCAAGTAAGAACACTGAGTACACACAAGGTCTTCTCAGGTCAATCCGGAGAGACTTCAAGGGGCACCGAGATGGCAGGAGTGGCCAGAATGAAGGGACACAGCTGGCTAGGAAAGGCACTGGTTCCACCTTAgcaccaccctcttctccccgCAGTTGGGTGGTGGGTGGTTAACTGGAGCATTTGCACTGTCAGCTCCGGCAgcagctgagattttttttttttttttggttgcttttgTTTGTGTTGGTAAGTCTTTTCCATTTATAACCCCCTTTACACAAGCTTaatgctttctttttacttttttggctcTACCATGTAGTATGTGGGTCTTACTTCCTTAACCAGGGACCCTGCACACATCCCCCCCCACTCCCCCGCATtgaaagcatagagtcttaaccactggagcaccagggaagacccaaagcTTTCTTTAAATATCTCTCCTATAGAGTCACAAGTGTCTAAACCACCCAAGACAAAAACAGCACTCCATTTTTCTCAAGCGTATCCCCAAGACATGGGGATGCTGATTGTTCCCAGTCACCCATTCTGATGTTCGCTGCTTTGCTGTCGGTCTGTTTTCCTTACATGGAATGCAGGTTTTCCATAAAAGCCTTTTGGAGGGTAATAAAATCATCACTCAACCCTCTGGCCCCAGAGTGCCAATGGTGGGCAACCTGAGCTCTCACATGGCCAAGGCCTTAATAGGGTGTGAGGTGTGAGGGTATTTGCACCCAGCAGGGAACAGGGGTGGGCCGGGAGGGCAGGCCTGGAGATTCACCCACCCCTCTCTCATGACTCTTGCAACCAATGGTCTTATGAATTTTCCAGAGAGGCAAAAAATCTAGAGGTATCTATACagttcctgatttttaaaaatgttggcaGCTAACTTGGTCTTTTTAAAACTCTAAGCCAAAACAATACTGCTGTGGGCTGGACATAATCTAGGAGTCACAAGATCAAAGTGCCTTCATTAAGCGCCAGGGGCTTAGTCTGAATCCTTCACCACTTGTCAACAGTATGGCCCTTAGACTGGTCAACTGGGTCCCAGGCTTTAGTTGGCCCTGCTCGGGTCCTGCAGAGTTTGAGGGCCAAGGAAAGGCCACAGCCCGTCTAGACATGCTCCTCGGACTCTGGACTCCGGAAATCCCTGCTCACACTATGCACAGCCTGCTTCCAGGGCCTTTGTGGACATCTGTCCTTCCAAGGCAGCCTGGTGTGGGCATCTTCAGGCCTGAGGGATGGCCCACTGCAGGGTGGGGGCAGCGTATGCACTGTGGGTCCCCCTTTAGTACAGGATGGAGTAGGGTTTGAACGGAAGGGACAGGACCCCCAACCCCTGTGGTGTATTCCTACCCTTGTCCCTGACAGGCGATTGGTAGGGATGCGGCTGCCTGTCACTACCCAGTGGGGCTCAGTCTATCATAAGAGCTACTACTGATTCACCACTGATCCTGGGCCCAACATGGTCCGCATCTGGACATTTAACTCAGGATGCTTATAAGTCCTGGTCCCTTTGGCAGAGGAAGAAACCAAGGTACCCGCTAGGTGTACAAGCTAGTGTACAAGCTAGTGAGTGGCAGTGTGATTGTGCTTGGTTGTTCAGTcgcgtccgattctttgcgaccccgtggactgtatgtagcctgccaggctcccctgttcatggggattctccaagcaagaatactggagtgggttgccaagccctcctccaggagctcttcccgatccagggatcgaacccacgtctccctcattggaggcggattctttaccgtctgagccaccagggaagcccagtgagccGCAGAGCCAGGATGTAAACCAGCCAGCGAACAGCGGAGTAGACCCGCTCCGGGACCAGCCACAATGCGGGGCCGCGGGGCGCTCCCCAACCCCAGGGGACGGCCAGTTCCTcggcgccccctccccgccccgcctggCCCCCGCGGGGGTGCAGGGACCGCCCGTCGGGTCGCTGAGCGACTGCCCCGCAGCTGCCCGGGGCCTCTCGCGGCCCCAACCCCCGGCCGGCCCGGGGGCCTGGCGGTGACGGCGGCGCCTGGCAGCGGGGGATTTGGATGCTCGGCCCGCGGCTCCCCCGCCCGCGCCGCTGCCGGGGGCTTGGCCGCCCGGACTTATCTCCGCGCCTTCCCGGCATGCCCCGCTCGCCGGCGGCCGCCAGTCCCGCGCCCCGACTCGGCCATCGCGGGGGGCCCGGCCGCGGGAGCGCCCCCGCCTGCGTCCCGGAGCCGCAGCCGCAGCCGCAGGTGGGTGAGCCCGGCGCGCCGCGGAGCTGGGGCCCGGGGCTCCCAGCCCACCGCCCCTTCGGAGCGGGGTGCGCGGGGGTTGGGGGTAGGGGGAAAGGGtgcggcgggggaggggagccCGGCGCCCGCGAGCGGGCTAAGTTGGAGCCGTGCGCCTCGGAGCCATCGGGCCCCGCGTGGCGCGCGCCGGGGCGCGTGGGGTTCCCTCCCGACGACCTGGGTGTGGGGTGGGTGTTCTGggtcggggcggggggcggtgcgcCGCGCAGAAGGAAGGAGATGGGGTCTTGGGTCTTGTTTTCTCCTTGTGGATTTAGAACCCACTAGAGGGAAACAGAATAACTCATCCggaaacacacagaaaataacacaaagaaaaagggaaacacACGAAGAAACACTCACGCAGACCGATCGCGGAGAGAGACCGCAACGACTCGAGAGAAAAGCTGGTGCACGCAGAGAAACACACCCGAAACTTCGCACTGGAAGAGAGGAAACAAAGCGGGTGGTCTTTGGAGACccagggcggggggaggggaagggaaacgCCGAGAAAGCCTGAGACTAGGGGAGGGGAAAAAGAGCCGGGAATGGAGCGGAAAGCTGAGCGAGGGCAAGTGAAGAGAGTGAGAAATgagaggggaaggaaaggaaaagggctGAAGGAGGGAGCCCTTTAGGAGGGACAGTACAGAGAAACACATCCACGGTCACCGAGCAGGACACCCCCACGCCTCCTCCTAACACAATCAGAGATGAAAAGGTAGAGCTCAGTCTTCTCACCCTTGTGGGCAAGTGCACAGCCAGGTGGGACAGCAGCTCTGTGAGTCCTCTGAGTTGGCTTCATTGGCACTTTGAGCCAGCCTAGTCCACCCGGAAAACTCCTATTCAACCGTCAAAACCCAGCTCAAGCATCACCAGCTCTGGGCGAAAAGCTTTCCCAGAAAGTATCTTGCAAACACTGGTACTCTCTTTTCATGTACTTCTGGATGTGGCACATGCACACTAAGTTGAAATGGTTTGTCTGCCTGTCTACCTctctccccaggctcctcccccaCTAGGTTTTGGGGCCCATGTCTTATTTATCTCCAGTCTCCAGAATCCAGTCCTCTGCTTGGTGCATACTAAGTGgttaataaatacttactgaatgatGATCAGGAGCATTTGGATCTCCAGACATGGAACATAGGATTAAATTCAAATAGAGGAGATGTACTGTCCTGGAGTGAGAATTCTATGTCAAAGCACCCTTTTTTACAGGTGCAGAAATTAAAGCCCAGAAAGGGAGGAAGACTGGCTCAGAAGGACACAAGTGGGAGACCTACAATGAAATAACAGTGTGAATATATACTTCTCTGAGATGCCATTGCTTCTCCAGCCTGTGAGGTTAAAATAGGTGTGAAATAACCTCCTAAATGAAAACAGGCAATAAACAGACGACAAACAGTTTAATACCAGTTGTAAGTTTCCAacgggacttccttggtggctcagtgataaagaatccacttactgatgcaggagacatgggttccattcctggatcaggaagatcccctggagaaggaaatggcaactcactccagtattcttgcctgggaaatcctatggacagaggagcctggcgggctacagtccatgaggctgcaaagagtcagacacaactcagtggctaaacaacagcaacgtTTCCAAGACTGAAACTCAAGATCAAAACTTACCCCAGAATGTTTAGAATCCTCTTTTCTCCTTAGAAAGGACAAGGCAGGTGATAATCCGTCTCTGTTTGGGTGGATGACGTTATGCTTCCTGACTACATAgacttggacaaattacttaacctctctgggcctcagttttctcaactgtaaaatggggatactaaCACCGTCCTCATAGGATCGTTAGAAGGATAAACACGTACCaccaagtgcctggcacagacaGACCCTCAGTGAATACAGCCCGCCCTTCTTCTTAGGTGGGTGTTCCTTCTGGTGCCTGGTGTGGATACGGAAACAGCAGCGCTACTGACAGTGTATCCTTTTGTCCCGGGCCGAAGGGGCCATCCTGCTCCAACTGGGGAGCAAAGGCTTTGATTCGGTCGGCCAagaagttcattcaagttttcccataacatcttCCACAAAAactggaatgaactttttggccaacccagtagtaAAGGAAAAGACAACATTTGGGGCATGACCTAAAATGTGTCTTGATTCTGTTCAGGCCCTCGGGTGTCCACAGGTGGAGCCTTCCGCTCCACCTTCCAGCAGGTAAGACCCCACTCTTTTGCTGCTGCTTCACCAGGCTGCTCAACCCTTGTGTCTTTCCAGCTTCAGCCCATGAGGGGGACTGACCAGGACTGAGGGAGCCAGCTGGAAGCATGGAGACCGTGGTGATTGTTGCCATAGGCGTGCTGGCCACCATCTTTCTGGCCTCCTTTGCAGCCTTGGTGGTGGTTTGCAGGCAGCGCTACTGTCGGCCTCGAGACCTCCTGCAGTGCTATGATTCCAAGTGAGTGGCCCAGGGAGGGAAAGGACGAGAGAGGAACTGTGCCCTGAAGCcccaacaaaagagaaaagaagtttgGTGCTGGGCAACTGTCACTCAACTTTTATCTCGAAAATGGTACCCTAAGGCTGTCATTCCCAGTAAAGATCTCAGAGCCTAAGAATGTTCCATAAGCTCTCCAGCATCCTGAACTGCCTTGGACTCTGTCTGTGAACTTGTTCATCTAGCACCCGTCTATCCCCAGCTGTCCACTTAACAACTGAGCAGGCcaaatcatggacagaggaacctggtgggctacagtccaggggctcacaaagagttggacacaactgagcgactaagcacagcacagcacaacccCTTTCTAACCAACCTCGTGCGTCCGTgagtgctgagtcgcttcagtcgtgtctgactttgcgtgaccctgtggaccagagcccgccaggctgccctgtccatgggattcttcaggcaagaatactcgagtgggttgccttgccctgctccaggggatcttcctgacccagggatagaacctgggtctcttatgtctcctacagtggtaggtgggttctttaccgccagcaccacctgggaaggcccccaACCAACCTCATAGGAGCAGAAATCTGATGCCCCGCACTCCAAGCCACACACTGAAGCAGTAGACACTTGGGGGTTGCAAAACCCCAGCATAAGATCATGTCTCATCTCTGCGCAGATTTCTTCATGATGTTCTTCACATGAAACCTACTTGGTAATCAAGATCTTATTTTCAGGTTAGGGATATTTTAATTCCTACATCCCAAGGGACACTGACCACTAAACCCTGAGTTTCTCTTACCCCTTTGTTTGAATCCTATCAGCATGTCTGTCGAGTGGTCATAATTAGTAAATGCCCATTTGTGTGACCCAGGAAAGCTCTGCGATGGTGTCTCATGTTTTCAAGAACCCTGTTTTAAAGTAGGAGGTGTTTTTACATCCCCCTCTTCTCTAGTATAACTTGGAGGGGGTAGGATCATGCGGGTGGACCAAGGTGGCTCCCAGAAGCTGATTCTACAGAACTAGTAGGGGGTGCAGGTCAGTTTGGGTAATAGGAACTTGAGCTTCTCCATAAAAGGTAGGCTTGAAGGGGAAACAAGTTACAAATGGATGTTTTGTCCTGAAAAAGCATCCCTGTGTAGGATATCTTTGTGATGACTATGGTTGTAGCCCTGCCTTTCTCTGAGCAGCTCTTCTTGTTGTGTGTCGTTTTTTCTTGTGTTCCTGTGCCCTGCCTCCTTGACTCACTCCCTCACCATGTGCCTGGCCCGCACCGAAGTCCCACTCACCTTCGGTTTGGATCTAGAACAAGTTCTTGCTTTCACTTACTCATTCCACTTATCCTTTCGGAGGGTAAGTGGGCCTCGATGAGGAGAGAGTCGGCAGGAACCCACTCACCTGGGCTCTTCCTTCCAGGCCCATCGTGGACCTCATTGGCGCCATGGAGACCCAGTCTGAGCCCTCTGAGCTAGAACTGGATGACGTTGTCATCACCAACCCTCACATCGAGGCCATTCTGGAGAACGAAGACTGGATCGAAGATGCCTCGTAAGGCCTTGGGGACTGTTCGCTTTTCTCCAGCCGCCAGTGGGTGGCGAATTGGGCTCCTGGGTACCCTTTCCTGGCTTCCTTTGCCCGAGCTTGGCTGAGCACCCTGGAGCACTGTGTCCATTGCTGCTTTCCCCTACCCTCACTGTGGGGGGACCTAGAGTGTGACACCACGGTGATTGTCCTCACTTTCCCCATTTTGCAGACCAAACACTGAGGCCTGTAGATGTGTGGCAGAGGTGTTATAAAGTCACCGTGATGTGCTTGGGTTATCCTTGAGGTGCCCGTGAATATGGCCCTCAGGCTCCAGGGATGCAGTCTTTGTCTCTAGGGTCCCTCGGGGATCCCTCCACCCCGCTGCGGGTTCAGAAGTGTGTGTTGCCCCCTTCCCTGTTGCTCAGCCCTTCATTCACTGGGTGGGTGTTAACCGGTGTGATGTGCAGGCTCTGGGCCAGACAATGCAGCTTTGAAACTGGTGGTGGAGACAGAATTCTACTAAATAAGACTATTTTGGAAATGATGGAGGGAAGGGGTGGGTCTCTGCAGGTGCAGTGAGCACACGGAGGAGGCGGCGTCTATGAAGTTGCTGGGCTAGAGGAGCGGGGTGGACCTCTAAAGGCTTTCCCAGAGTGGGCGCCTTTCGTCCCaggtctttttgttttccttttttttttggctgcatttgCAGCATGGGGAGCTTCTCTCCGGCTCCTACTGGAGATAGAACCCctactccctgcagtggaagcttgaagTCTTAATCGCTGGACCGCCAGGGCAATCTCTTCAGGACTTGAAAGATGAGTTCACCAGGCAGAGGATACGGGGAAGGATTCCCTGGGTGGAGGGAACAGTCTCCGAAGCTCAGCTTGTGGCACTAGCTGGAGGAGTCTGTTGGGTGCtggaggggaaaggggaagacAGGGGAAAGAAAGGGCTTCCTGCTTTAGCTCCTGGGCTTGTTCATTTTACCGCTGAGGTGTCCCGGCTCTCAGGTGGTGTCCAGCCGTGCCTGGGGGTCAGAGCTGGAGGAGGCATGGAGGTGGTGGCTGGAGGGAGGTGGGCCTCTCTGGAGAAGCCCTGACAAATGCTTCTTGTCTCCCCAGGGGTCTCATGTCCCACTGCATCGCCATCTTGAAGGTAATACTTTTGATTTCCCCAGGAGAATAAGGGGGTGGTCACCAAAGCATCTGGGTGCACAGACTTTCCAGGAGGAGGGACTTTGGGAGGAGCGCTGATCCCCGAAGGAGGCCTCTGGTAACTCTTGGAGTTCCTTCTGTTCAT from Bos mutus isolate GX-2022 chromosome 19, NWIPB_WYAK_1.1, whole genome shotgun sequence encodes:
- the TMEM98 gene encoding transmembrane protein 98 isoform X1 is translated as MRGRGALPNPRGRPVPRRPLPAPPGPRGGAGTARRVAERLPRSCPGPLAAPTPGRPGGLAVTAAPGSGGFGCSARGSPARAAAGGLAARTYLRAFPACPARRRPPVPRPDSAIAGGPAAGAPPPASRSRSRSRRPIVDLIGAMETQSEPSELELDDVVITNPHIEAILENEDWIEDASGLMSHCIAILKICHTLTEKLVAMTMGSGAKMKTSASVSDIIVVAKRISPRVDDVVKSMYPPLDPKLLDARTTALLLSVSHLVLVTRNACHLTGGLDWIDQSLTAAEEHLEVLREAALASEPDKGLPGPEGFLQEQSAI